A region of Argentina anserina chromosome 5, drPotAnse1.1, whole genome shotgun sequence DNA encodes the following proteins:
- the LOC126795855 gene encoding ankyrin repeat-containing protein NPR4-like, with amino-acid sequence MASTSVGSNAIVLELLNQHNYKDWSSQVETYLLAKELWDVVKQPPPNAGDVGYKAWKAKDARALHAIKISCGTEMFSFIRASKTAKDAWNVLEKKCNWDENILKSFPDTGCTDLHKAAMNGEVDTVKELLSSMRDEDVKIKDGKGRTALDGVIVASSAKAQARSIQIARAMVEKNREIVEISSWPWKYIPVVRACSRNKWEMARYLFSLTPDVALLSENGRQGAQLISMCIWRPKGLDVAWKVLQQYPKLAMADNGFGQHPMLELAGINHIYEMKLNHLRFDKFLSCMAEKVMKDLDKLTEDEFQVVRTSLFKAIAQGHVEFVMHMFEANRAVMNIFDDKKKSMFQYAIECRQEKIYNLIYRLKPEEMDDITHNIATFKTNMLHSAANLPSVKHSDHIQGASLQMQRELQWFKEVERMLPREMHEYVNISNVTARELFTRNHKILKDEAEISTKGIATSCTTVGALIVTIMFAAAFTVPGGTKSTNSDNKTLVRVFILSDTISLISSATSVITFLGLLTSTYAEDDFLRSLPTKMMIGLSTLFISIATMMITFSCALIIMFDGEAKMIITGIVLAGVPVVSFVFFLFPLLFEICVATYGPSMFH; translated from the exons ATGGCAAGTACCTCAGTTGGCTCGAATGCAATTGTCCTGGAACTTCTTAACCAGCATAACTATAAAGATTGGAGTTCTCAGGTTGAGACTTACTTACTAGCTAAAGAACTTTGGGATGTTGTCAAACAGCCACCACCTAATGCCGGCGATGTTGGATATAAGGCTTGGAAGGCAAAGGACGCCAGGGCCTTACATGCAATTAAAATCAGTTGCGGGACTGAGATGTTTTCTTTTATCCGGGCAAGTAAAACAGCCAAGGATGCGTGGAATGTTTTGGAGAAGAAGTGCAATTGGGATGAGAATATATTGAAGTCGT TTCCAGACACCGGATGCACTGATCTTCACAAAGCCGCCATGAATGGAGAAGTGGATACCGTGAAAGAGTTGCTGTCGTCGATGAGAGACGAAGATGTGAAAATCAAAGACGGCAAGGGCCGTACAGCTTTAGATGGTGTTATAGTTGCATCGTCTGCAAAAGCACAAGCACGTTCGATCCAGATAGCTCGAGCCATGGTAGAAAAGAACCGGGAAATAGTTGAAATCAGTAGTTGGCCTTGGAAATATATTCCAGTTGTGAGGGCTTGTAGTCGAAACAAATGGGAGATGGCTCGGTATCTCTTTTCTCTCACTCCCGATGTGGCTCTACTCAGTGAGAATGGAAGGCAGGGCGCTCAACTTATTTCTATGTGCATTTGGCGTCCCAAAGGACTTG ATGTTGCATGGAAAGTACTACAACAATATCCAAAGTTGGCCATGGCTGACAACGGATTTGGACAGCATCCTATGCTTGAATTAGCTG GAATTAATCATATTTATGAAATGAAACTAAATCATCTCCGATTCGATAAATTCCTAAGCTGCATGGCAGAAAAAGTGATGAAAGATTTAGATAAATTAACAGAGGATGAATTTCAAGTTGTGAGAACTTCACTCTTCAAAGCTATTGCACAAGGGCACGTTGAATTTGTTATGCATATGTTTGAAGCAAACCGAGCAGTCATGAACATATTTGATGACAAAAAGAAGAGCATGTTTCAATATGCCATTGAATGTCGTCAAGAAAAAATTTACAATCTTATATATCGGCTCAAGCCAGAAGAAATGGATGATATCACTCATAATATCGCAACGTTTAAGACCAATATGCTACATAGCGCCGCGAACTTACCCTCCGTTAAACATTCAGACCATATACAAGGTGCAAGTTTGCAAATGCAACGCGAATTACAATGGTTCAAG GAGGTGGAGAGAATGTTACCAAGGGAAATGCATGAATATGTCAATATTTCAAACGTGACAGCCCGTGAACTATTCACCAGAAATCACAAGATATTAAAGGATGAAGCGGAAATATCCACAAAAGGAATTGCAACATCTTGTACAACTGTTGGTGCTCTCATTGTTACTATAATGTTCGCTGCAGCATTTACAGTTCCTGGCGGAACTAAGTCAACTAACAGTGACAATAAGACATTGGTTAGAGTTTTTATACTCTCAGATACAATATCACTCATTTCCTCTGCAACTTCGGTAATTACATTCTTGGGACTTCTGACGTCAACTTATGCAGAGGATGATTTCCTTCGGTCTTTACCCACAAAAATGATGATAGgtctttcaactcttttcatcTCTATTGCCACTATGATGATCACATTTTCTTGTGCACTGATCATTATGTTCGATGGAGAAGCCAAGATGATAATTACAGGCATTGTGCTGGCAGGTGTGCCCGTGGTGTCATTTGTATTTTTCTTATTCCCCCTCCTTTTTGAAATTTGCGTAGCCACTTATGGACCTTCCATGTTTCATTAG